The DNA window ATGAGTGAACAAATATTGCTTCGAGTTACAAATTTTGGACGGATACggcaacatcaacaaaaGGAATGGCAAACTGGGAGATTCATTTGAGCTGCAACTAATTTGTGTTCGCGATTTGAAGCCAAATGAAGGAGATACGTGCGAGAAATTTTGAAAAGGAAATGGTGACAAAAAAATTTGAAAAGGACAGatgcaaaaaaaaacgtgAAAAGGACATAGATACAAAAAAAACGTGAAAAGGACATAGATACAAAAAAAACTTGAAAAGCAGAtagatacaaaaaaaaatagaaaacaaTTTTGGGTTTTTGGTACTTTGTTGGCATCTGCATCGTGATGTATTGTGTTTCATTATTCTCTTTCGCCATGGACGACTACAAACGTCTCGTGAAGTTGATTGCCACAGATGTCGAATGCAAGATAGACCCAATCCGAAAGGGCTAGCTTTtcttcaagaaaaaaaaatatggcGTTGCATATCCAATTGActccctctcttttgttATATTTCTTTGGACTGAAGCAGTTCCCTGcaatctctttcttccatttccctGGTTTCTCGAGCCGCCTACCCTATTTCACGTACTATTTCGACCGGAATTTTGGTGTAGCGACCCCAGCAGCCGAAAAGGTACGTACCTTGTCCTCCGCAAATCGCCCTGGCGGCTCGGAACAATATTGTTGCAGCGCTATTCGCGATTctgcccctccccctccatTTGATAACCAAAAGTTGAGTCACCTTTTTGAGCCTTTCGAGAGCGACCCCGATATCGAAGCCAAAGCCGCCCggaacaaaaagagagaagcggCTGcgccaaaacaaaagacacgtctccagcgccttcaaAAAGTCACATCATGGCTCCCGTATCCGCTGATCCCACGGGCGATATCGCCCTGGCGATTCTCCAGGCGCTGGCCAACACCGACCAGCTTCTCTCGACCGAGGCGTTCCCCAACGTGCCTTTTGACACCGCAAAGGCCGCTCTGGACCGCCTCTCTTCGCGGTCCATGGTTGTCTATGAGCAGATTGAGAGGCAGGAGGCGATTctggaggccgaggccgaggagattGTCCAGCACGGAAGCCACGAGGCTCGCGTTTTCGAGGCGGTGCACAAGGCTCTGGGGGGCCTCTCGATTTCCGATTTGGAGACTGCGATTGGCAACAAGAATGTGACAAAGGTTGGCCAGGGCAAGGCCTTTAGGGAGAAGTGGATTAAGAAGGAGGACAACAAGCTTGTTGCGCTGGTTAGTTGGGTATTGAGCatcgaggaagagaaaaatggTTCTGACTTGTCCTGCTTAGGTCGACACAATCGAGGACGTAACGAGAGCTCAGCTCCAGTTCATCAAGGAGACGAAATCACACGATGCCAAAATCATTGCCGACCTGAAGAAGCGAAAGCTGCTCAACACCCAAAAGGTCATTTCCTTCAAGGTGTCCAAGGGACCCAAGTTTGCGCTGGAGATTGTCAAGGAAGAGACTGATTTGACGGCCGACATGCTGGCGTCTGGATCGTGGAAGGCGGCAAATTTCAGTCAGTGCTACTGCCTAACGAGAGGGTTACTTTTTCGATTTTGCAAGCTTTGCTAACGGTGGGAAATTTGATTTTAGAGCCGTACAACTTCAAGGCTTTGGGCGCGAATCAGGTCTCTGGAGCTCTTCACCCGCTCAACAAGATGCGACACGAATTCCGGTTAGTTCACTCGCTTTTCAATGGCAGCCCTAAGAAAATTGGATGTGGAGTTGGGTGCTAATATGATATTCTGGGTAGACAAATCTTCTTCGAGACTGGCTTCACTGAGATGCCTACCAACCAGTACATCGAGACTGGCTTCTGGGTATGTATCAATCTGCGAATTCCAGTCTATGGATACGGTCGCCTTGATCATTGGCGGTATTGATATGGTTTGCGAATGCTAACACTGTACTATAGAACTTTGATGCCCTCTTCGTTCCTCAGGTAAGCGCATTACAACGAAATTTCCTACTTCATCTCCTATTTTTCGAGGTCTCTAACTCTTAACCAGCAACATCCTGCTCGTGATTTGCAAGACACCTTCTACATCTCCGACCCCCTGACCGCTGGCCGGCCTGGTCCCGTCTCTGCAGATGACAGACAAAACTACGATGAGTACTTTGAGAACGTTAAGCAGGTGCACGAGAACGGAAAATACGGCTCAATTGGCTACCGATACCCCTGGGCAGAGAAGGAGTCATTAAGGTATGGATTCGTGGAGATTAAGCTGTAAATGATCTATTTCAGTCTAACAAGTCTTAGACTCGTCCTCCGCACCCACACAACCTCTGTCTCTGCTGCTATGCTGCATAAGCTGGCAGCAAAGAAGGGCCCCGATGGACGCGTTCCTCCTGCTCGCTACTTCTCCATCGACCGAGTTTTCAGGTAATTGCAGATGTGTTCAGCTATAGATGGCAAGGCCGGAAGCTTACTATATCCTAGAAATGAGGCTGTCGATGCGACACATCTTTGCGAGTTCCACCAGGTCGAGGGTAAGCTTTCTAGATACTTCCCAGTGTACAAGTTGGAGACTAATGGCAATCATAGGTGTTATTGCCGATTACGGCTTGACCCTCGGTGGTCTGATGGAATTCTTCGAGACCTTCTTCCACAAGATGGGATTGACTGAGTGAGTATACATCTATTGCCTTACAAATCTTCGTACAAGTACCTATGCTAACAAACCTTGCAGTCTCAAATTCAAGCCAGCGTAAGAAACATATTATTCTTGCAGCATATTGCTCCCTATTAACACAAGATATAGATACAACCCCTACACAGAGCCTAGTATGGAACTCTTCAGCTACCACAAGGGCTTGAAAAAGCTTGTAGAGGTAAGAACCGCAAAACATTGTCATATAAGACATACCGGAAATGCTAACTGAACACTTTAAAAGATTGGTAACAGTGGCATGTTCCGACCGGAGATGTTGGAGGCCATGGGACTGCCCAAGGACCTGAGAGTGTATGGATTCGGCCTCAGCTTGGAGAGACCGACCATGATCAAATACGCCATCCAGAACATCCGTGAGCTGCTTGGCCACCAAGTAGACCTGAACTTCATCGAGAGAAACGCTGCCGTGCGACTGGACAAGGACTAGATGGGTGGCGCATAGAGAAGGAAGTCGAATTGCATATAATGAAGGGATGATCTTTTTAtgacgagagaagaagaagaaggggaatTAAAAGTTTAAGATGGAACGAACCGCATTGCCGTAAACGAGGCGGTTGGCGTTGGTGCCCTGACGCCACGGGAGGATGGCAGATCAGATGGCAAAAACGTGCAACAATACAGTTGGTTGCAGAACCTCATAGCCAAATCTATAGCATCTCAACAGAACCCGAATTGCCAGGGAatacaagatgaagaactAAAGACTGTTTCTTGCTAGTAGACATGTTCCATGTGCGTTTTATTTAGCCGATATTTGATACTATGGAACATAGCAGTTGACGTCAAATTTGTGAAGATAGTCACCAAGCAGATTGCGTGTATTGGTTCGAGAATTGGCTGGGAATGTTCCTTCAAGGGCAGGAATTGGAAGATTTGGAGCGGTGAAAAAAATACTATTCCTTGCTAGTAAATATACTTGAGATGTGTTTTATTTGACTGATAATTGATACTATAAACCCCCATCGGAATATACTAATGCTTAGGGGAAACATTGTTTCGCAAAACGGGAGtattttgtttttctgcttctgttACAATCTGGGTATTTGTTACACTCTGTCGACCAAATTCAGTATGCCATGGACTTTTCTCTAAATTACTCCCAGAACACCCAAACGCAATGCAAAATCCCTTTATAAATGCCGAACTTTGGATATTCCTTCGAATATCATCTTGGCCACCTCCTTTGGCCCCAAATCACCGATATCCACCTCCAGCTCGTTCGCCTTCCCCAAAGCCCGGATAGCCTCTGCATTCCACATCGACTCGAATACCGTGAACTCGTGGGCATTGGTGATTGGGACGCTTCGCCCAAGCCTGTTGTAGCTATCCAGTCTTGGCGAGTGGCAGCGGAGGATGACGTGGATGAATGGCTGTCCCAAGCTGTCGGCGGCATTCTCGTACTCTCGGACAGGCAGATCGCTGTCGAGTGCCCTCGGCGTGCCGCGGAAGTCGGCAAAGATCCACGAATGGTGCTTTGCCTGGTGGACGTCACTGACTGCGTCGGCCAAGATACGGCGCATTTCCATTTGCGCCTGCTCCTGAGTCCATAGGAAACGCCAGCCTCTGCGGACGTTTTGGCCCATTTTGAGGACCTCTGAGCCTTTTATGAGAGTGCTCAGTTCTTTGCAGATTTCCACGTTGTGGAAGCCTGGGCATCCATGGACGTAGACGCAGAAGGGTGCAACGGCGGGCATTGTGGGCAACGGTTGGTgtcttgctgctggacgACGAGGTTGTCAAGGTACTTGTGTATGATGGATGTagaggctgcagcagtggcaggagaagaaggttaTAAATGCTTGGAAAGGCCGTTGACGAGGTGCTATTCCTTCCCGCAGCAATGAGACGCGGATGTGGTGCAATGATGTGGTGCAGCGATATGGCGTTGATTTGGTGCAGGGGGGGATACTGCAGCAATATATCAGCCAGGGACTGAACAGATGCTTAGGAGAGTCTTTGAATGCTTGTTCAAGATAGTAAGAATAAATGGGATTCTTTGAATGAAAGCTGGAGAATGCCCTGCTCTTTTATAGACACAGGTACGTATCTACTTTTTATGccacccaaaaaaaagaagaaaaaaaagctttttctGTGTTGTTGTACCGTAGTACACTATGGAGTTGTCTTTTGGACTTTCGTTACACAAAATAGACTTTAAAGGTACCAACTTTGTCTgatctttctctctcttgtacCTGTCATCAATGCTGAGCGGATGATCATAAATGGCATCGAGACGTCCCAAGGAGCTCCGTGCCATTCGCGAAAGCTGAGAGAAGTTAAATCCATGCTCttcaaagaaaaataaggGGCAAAAGGGTGAAAAGCAGcgaaagaaagacaaagaaggaagagaatgaaatCAAACACACATCGTATAAGGCTATCAGAGTAATGTATCTAGCTACTCAGCGATCTGGTATCGTGAGCTGGGTCGCGACTCCATGAGAACTATCGTGAACGCCGAGATTTAGATGGAAGCGCCTCCcagagaagggagaaggTGGAGGTTTTGTAGTAGATGAAAAATTTTCACAAGACAATGTAACTATAGGATACTTTGAAAGGTATGTCGATTATCGACTCTTGAAAGTAAATGCTTGTCGCAGTACATGAAGAATTTCTGCTTTCTTCAAGccctccccttttttttaaagttgaCTTTCTGGTCGCGTGCAAGAGGACGCATTTACATCTTTTGCAATTTTTTTCAATCGGATATATTtagaatgagaaaaaaatttCATTATTCGCAATGATTGATCAAGATTAGATACATATTTTTCCTATTCGCTTCGATACATCCTAGAACTACAATCGCACGCGTCTTGGAGGCTGCATGTACCATGATAGACATGCAACAAGATTCAATTGAGACATGCGTCTttcgggaaaaaaaatgaaagaatCAAACTATTGAGACTTTTTGTTTGAAAAAAatgtaattttttttatttgtgTGTATATTTCTTTGTGCAATAGGTTCAAGCGGAGGGAGCGATTTCGCTGCCTTGAAACACGCAATCTGCGGTCGTCAAATCTGGCTACCTATGGAGATGACTTGACGTACACAGCCGATCACCGGAATAGAAGGAGGCAAAAGCACATGAGCACACAAAGTTTATAGCCGGAAGCGATAGTAATGCATATGAAATTCGCGTTCAGTAACTCAACTACTAGCCTCTTTGTACAGCTGAATAAACGAGGCGACTTTTTGCGGTGGATACGTGGTGACAAAGTTGGCGTTTatcaggaaaaaaaagactaaAAAAACTTTAGAATTTTGAAGAAAATCAAGTTCTTGAAATGAATAGATCTAATGAATAATGATACCTAGGTAAGCTACGTGGCTTTCTCTGTGGATAATTTGCTATCATGTCGAAAAGCTTTGTGAGACGCTGGGGGTTACTATCCAATTCAAATTCGAAAATTTAAGTTTTCGTAGCCCTATCGTTCGAAGCCCTATTGTTCGAAGTCCTGTCACCAGGCTCAGGCTTCGAGTGAAGACTACAATACATCGAGTTGCGACAGTCCAACGTAGCCATCCTCGGAGTGAAGCAAGAAAGCCGACACTTGATTCTACGGCAAATCTTCCAATCAGGGCCAAGGGGAAAGGCTTTACGCTGGGAATATCACCTTTGGGAGGAGAATCAAGAGTGAGCGCAACTGCAAACGAGGTTCGCGGAAAATATCAAGAAGACGGATCCAGTGTTGGAGGATGTGTTTATGGCATAGGTGCACACTCTCGGGTGAGAAAGGTGAGACGTTGACCGAATATCGAGAAGGGATGAGAAGTTGCA is part of the Trichoderma atroviride chromosome 1, complete sequence genome and encodes:
- a CDS encoding uncharacterized protein (BUSCO:EOG092D1JIT), whose product is MAPVSADPTGDIALAILQALANTDQLLSTEAFPNVPFDTAKAALDRLSSRSMVVYEQIERQEAILEAEAEEIVQHGSHEARVFEAVHKALGGLSISDLETAIGNKNVTKVGQGKAFREKWIKKEDNKLVALVDTIEDVTRAQLQFIKETKSHDAKIIADLKKRKLLNTQKVISFKVSKGPKFALEIVKEETDLTADMLASGSWKAANFKPYNFKALGANQVSGALHPLNKMRHEFRQIFFETGFTEMPTNQYIETGFWNFDALFVPQQHPARDLQDTFYISDPLTAGRPGPVSADDRQNYDEYFENVKQVHENGKYGSIGYRYPWAEKESLRLVLRTHTTSVSAAMLHKLAAKKGPDGRVPPARYFSIDRVFRNEAVDATHLCEFHQVEGVIADYGLTLGGLMEFFETFFHKMGLTDLKFKPAYNPYTEPSMELFSYHKGLKKLVEIGNSGMFRPEMLEAMGLPKDLRVYGFGLSLERPTMIKYAIQNIRELLGHQVDLNFIERNAAVRLDKD
- a CDS encoding uncharacterized protein (EggNog:ENOG41) — translated: MPAVAPFCVYVHGCPGFHNVEICKELSTLIKGSEVLKMGQNVRRGWRFLWTQEQAQMEMRRILADAVSDVHQAKHHSWIFADFRGTPRALDSDLPVREYENAADSLGQPFIHVILRCHSPRLDSYNRLGRSVPITNAHEFTVFESMWNAEAIRALGKANELEVDIGDLGPKEVAKMIFEGISKVRHL